Proteins from a genomic interval of Geodermatophilus obscurus DSM 43160:
- the ppk2 gene encoding polyphosphate kinase 2 translates to MSEIDVSQYRLQALPADDSDEDWDDDGELFGPDGKRIETWREGYPYDQRLPRSEYEREKRRLQIQLLRLQGWVKETGQQLVVLFEGRDAAGKGGTIKRFTEHLNPRGTRVVALDKPSEREQTQWYFQRYVAHLPAAGEIVLFDRSWYNRAGVERVMGYCTDEQYERFVRQAPEFERMLVDSGIRLVKFWFSVSRREQRTRFIVRRIDPVRQWKLSPTDLASLDRWDDYTAAKEAMFAATDTDHAPWTVIKSNDKKRARLEALRHVLYSLPYEGKDEAVVGRPDPNIVVAAADVLESDREALERSELAAAR, encoded by the coding sequence GTGTCCGAGATCGACGTCTCCCAGTACCGGTTGCAGGCCCTCCCCGCGGACGACTCCGACGAGGACTGGGACGACGACGGCGAGCTCTTCGGCCCGGACGGCAAGCGGATCGAGACCTGGCGGGAGGGCTATCCCTACGACCAGCGGTTGCCGCGGTCGGAGTACGAGCGGGAGAAGCGCCGGCTGCAGATCCAGCTGCTGCGGCTGCAGGGCTGGGTCAAGGAGACCGGCCAGCAGCTCGTCGTCCTCTTCGAGGGGCGCGACGCCGCAGGCAAGGGCGGCACCATCAAGCGCTTCACCGAGCACCTCAACCCGCGCGGGACCAGGGTCGTCGCGCTGGACAAGCCCTCGGAGCGCGAGCAGACCCAGTGGTACTTCCAGCGCTACGTGGCCCACCTGCCCGCCGCCGGGGAGATCGTGCTGTTCGACCGGTCCTGGTACAACCGCGCCGGCGTCGAGCGGGTGATGGGCTACTGCACCGACGAGCAGTACGAGCGCTTCGTGCGCCAGGCACCGGAGTTCGAGCGGATGCTCGTCGACAGCGGCATCCGGCTGGTCAAGTTCTGGTTCTCGGTGTCCCGGCGCGAGCAGCGCACCCGCTTCATCGTGCGGCGGATCGACCCGGTGCGGCAGTGGAAGCTTTCCCCCACCGACCTCGCCTCGCTGGACCGCTGGGACGACTACACCGCGGCCAAGGAGGCCATGTTCGCGGCCACCGACACCGACCACGCCCCGTGGACGGTCATCAAGAGCAACGACAAGAAGCGGGCCCGGCTCGAGGCGCTGCGCCACGTCCTGTACTCCCTGCCCTACGAGGGCAAGGACGAGGCGGTCGTCGGCCGGCCGGACCCGAACATCGTCGTGGCCGCGGCCGACGTGCTGGAGTCCGACCGCGAGGCGCTCGAGCGGAGCGAGCTGGCTGCGGCCCGGTGA
- a CDS encoding aldehyde dehydrogenase family protein — protein sequence MSLAEQGDGAGSRAAGTFESTAPASGAVVGVFPVQDAEDVRAAVDRARVAAAAWADLGFDGRRTRLAAYRGCLARRVHELADLVHRENGKPHADAILEITLTVDHLAWAGAHARKVLGPRRVRPGLLAANHAAWLEYQPLGVVGVIGPWNYPVFTPMGSIAYALAAGNAVVFKPSEHTPAVGVWLAEAWRAAVPDVPDALQVVTGLGDTGAALCRAGVGKLAFTGSAPTGRRVMAACAETLTPVLMELGGKDAMIVDDDADVAAAADAAVWGAMSNAGQTCIGIERVYATERVYDAFVAEVTERVRGLRPGTDDDAAYGPMTMAAQADVVRRHLDDAVASGGRIAVGGTVEGRVVAPTVLLEVPETSAAVREETFGPTLTITRVRDAEEALERTNANAHGLAGAVFSRSRARAMDLARRMRSGMTSVNSVLTFASVPALPFGGVGESGFGRIHGEDGLREFTRAKAITRQRVTLPVDLMSFTRPAAAADALARVMGLVHGRHR from the coding sequence ATGTCGCTCGCCGAGCAGGGGGACGGCGCCGGGAGCCGCGCCGCCGGGACGTTCGAGTCGACCGCGCCCGCGTCCGGCGCGGTCGTCGGTGTGTTCCCCGTCCAGGACGCCGAGGACGTCCGCGCCGCCGTGGACCGTGCCCGCGTCGCCGCCGCGGCGTGGGCCGACCTCGGCTTCGACGGCCGCCGGACGCGGCTGGCGGCCTACCGCGGCTGTCTCGCCCGCCGGGTGCACGAGCTGGCCGACCTGGTGCACCGGGAGAACGGCAAGCCGCACGCCGACGCGATCCTCGAGATCACCCTGACCGTCGACCACCTCGCGTGGGCCGGAGCGCACGCCCGCAAGGTGCTCGGGCCGCGACGGGTCCGCCCGGGCCTGCTGGCGGCCAACCACGCGGCGTGGCTGGAGTACCAGCCGCTCGGCGTCGTGGGCGTGATCGGCCCGTGGAACTACCCGGTGTTCACGCCGATGGGCTCGATCGCCTACGCGCTGGCCGCCGGCAACGCCGTCGTCTTCAAGCCCTCGGAGCACACGCCGGCGGTGGGCGTGTGGCTGGCCGAGGCCTGGCGGGCCGCCGTCCCCGACGTCCCGGACGCCCTGCAGGTCGTCACCGGCCTCGGTGACACCGGCGCGGCACTGTGCCGCGCCGGTGTGGGCAAGCTGGCCTTCACCGGCTCCGCCCCCACGGGCCGCCGGGTGATGGCGGCCTGCGCGGAGACCCTGACGCCGGTGCTCATGGAGCTCGGTGGCAAGGACGCGATGATCGTCGACGACGACGCCGACGTGGCCGCCGCGGCCGATGCCGCGGTGTGGGGCGCGATGAGCAACGCGGGGCAGACCTGCATCGGCATCGAGCGGGTCTACGCCACCGAGCGGGTCTACGACGCCTTCGTCGCCGAGGTGACCGAGCGGGTGCGCGGGTTGCGCCCGGGCACCGACGACGACGCCGCGTACGGCCCGATGACGATGGCCGCCCAGGCCGACGTGGTGCGCCGGCACCTGGACGACGCGGTCGCCTCCGGTGGCCGGATCGCGGTCGGCGGGACCGTCGAGGGGCGGGTGGTCGCGCCCACCGTGCTGCTCGAGGTGCCCGAGACCTCGGCCGCCGTGCGCGAGGAGACCTTCGGCCCGACGCTGACCATCACGCGGGTGCGCGACGCCGAGGAGGCGCTGGAGCGCACCAACGCCAACGCGCACGGCCTGGCCGGCGCGGTGTTCTCCCGGTCGAGGGCGCGCGCGATGGACCTCGCGCGCCGGATGAGGAGCGGCATGACGTCGGTGAACTCGGTGCTCACCTTCGCCTCGGTGCCGGCCCTGCCCTTCGGCGGCGTGGGCGAGAGCGGCTTCGGCCGGATCCACGGCGAGGACGGGCTGCGCGAGTTCACCCGCGCCAAGGCCATCACCCGCCAGCGGGTCACCCTCCCCGTCGACCTGATGAGCTTCACCCGGCCCGCAGCGGCCGCCGACGCGCTCGCCCGCGTGATGGGGCTGGTCCACGGGCGGCACCGGTGA
- a CDS encoding GMC family oxidoreductase: protein MTVPDPADMGTEEYDVVVVGAGSAGCALAGRLSEDPSLRVLLLEAGGSDDVLEVQVPAALYKTWRTRRDWNYTTEPQPALGGRRLFWPRGKLLGGSSSINAMIYVRGAAADYDEWAELTGDRSWSYQHVLPLFRRMEDNARGADRFHGVGGPLRVEDPRSPHVWSRAAVESAVAAGYPRNDDFNGAGQEGVGLYQLTQRRGRRWSAADAYLHPATARPNLTVRTGALTTRVLVSGGRATGVEYRSSGRTHTAHAAAEVVLAGGAVNSPQLLMLSGIGPGAHLRRVDVDVVSDLPGVGGGLQDHPLVPVVWHTRSGRSLHRAESPSGYARWFGARRGPLTSNLAEAGLFTRSRPDLPEPDLQYHFLPVKFWQQARVDPDVDAFTAAAVLVRVHSRGSVRLRSADPTWAPAIDAGYLTDERDLDALVCGVEKTREIASGGPLSDVLAEEWSPGGAVHTRDGLRRAVRDSLESLYHPVSSCRMGTDDDAVVDAQLRVHGVEGLRVVDASVMPTLVRGNTNAPTIMIAERAADLITGRSVDPALTGTA, encoded by the coding sequence GTGACCGTGCCGGACCCGGCAGACATGGGCACCGAGGAGTACGACGTCGTCGTCGTCGGCGCGGGCTCGGCCGGCTGCGCGCTGGCCGGGCGGCTGTCGGAGGACCCGTCGCTGCGGGTGCTGCTGCTGGAGGCCGGCGGCTCGGACGACGTCCTGGAGGTGCAGGTACCGGCGGCGCTGTACAAGACCTGGCGCACCCGCCGGGACTGGAACTACACGACCGAGCCGCAGCCGGCCCTGGGCGGACGGCGGCTGTTCTGGCCGCGGGGCAAGCTGCTGGGCGGGTCGTCGTCGATCAACGCGATGATCTACGTCCGCGGCGCGGCGGCCGACTACGACGAGTGGGCCGAGCTCACCGGCGACCGCTCGTGGTCCTACCAGCACGTCCTGCCGCTGTTCCGCCGGATGGAGGACAACGCCCGCGGCGCGGACCGGTTCCACGGCGTCGGCGGCCCGCTGCGCGTCGAGGACCCGCGCTCCCCCCACGTTTGGTCACGGGCGGCCGTGGAGTCCGCGGTCGCGGCCGGGTACCCCCGCAACGACGACTTCAACGGCGCCGGACAGGAGGGCGTGGGCCTCTACCAGCTCACCCAGCGCCGCGGCCGCCGCTGGTCGGCAGCCGACGCCTACCTGCACCCCGCGACGGCCCGGCCCAACCTGACCGTGCGCACCGGCGCGCTGACCACGCGGGTGCTGGTGTCCGGCGGGCGGGCCACCGGCGTCGAGTACCGGTCGAGCGGGCGGACGCACACCGCGCACGCCGCGGCCGAGGTCGTGCTGGCCGGCGGCGCGGTGAACTCGCCGCAGCTGCTGATGCTCTCGGGCATCGGCCCGGGCGCGCACCTGCGCCGGGTCGACGTCGACGTCGTCTCCGACCTGCCCGGCGTCGGCGGCGGGCTGCAGGACCACCCGCTGGTGCCGGTCGTCTGGCACACCCGGTCGGGGAGGTCGCTGCACCGGGCGGAGTCGCCGTCGGGCTACGCGCGCTGGTTCGGCGCCCGCCGCGGCCCGCTGACCTCCAACCTGGCCGAGGCGGGGCTGTTCACCCGCTCCCGGCCGGACCTGCCCGAACCCGACCTGCAGTACCACTTCCTGCCGGTGAAGTTCTGGCAGCAGGCGCGGGTCGACCCCGACGTCGACGCGTTCACCGCCGCCGCCGTCCTGGTCCGGGTGCACTCGCGCGGCTCGGTGCGGCTGCGCTCGGCCGACCCCACGTGGGCACCGGCCATCGACGCCGGCTACCTCACCGACGAGCGCGACCTCGACGCGCTGGTGTGCGGTGTCGAGAAGACGCGGGAGATCGCCAGCGGCGGCCCGCTGTCCGACGTCCTCGCCGAGGAGTGGTCCCCCGGCGGCGCGGTGCACACCCGCGACGGTCTGCGGCGGGCGGTGCGCGACAGCCTCGAGTCGCTGTACCACCCGGTCTCGTCGTGCCGGATGGGCACCGACGACGACGCGGTGGTCGACGCGCAGCTGCGGGTGCACGGCGTCGAGGGGCTGCGGGTGGTCGACGCCTCGGTCATGCCGACGCTCGTGCGCGGCAACACCAACGCGCCGACGATCATGATCGCCGAGCGGGCGGCCGACCTGATCACCGGCCGCAGCGTCGACCCGGCCCTCACCGGCACCGCCTGA
- a CDS encoding DEAD/DEAH box helicase: MTPHDRSTPAPEGTRRRRGGRGRGSRPDTAQQAAQQRPAPTAAAVPAAVVPAGAPATVLPTDATFADLGVPAPLVEVLTASGITAPFPIQVATLPDSLAGRDVLGRGRTGSGKTLAFSLPLVARLAASVSRRQPKRPRSLILVPTRELANQVAAVVDPMARALGMKTTTIFGGVGQNPQVQALAGGIDVLIACPGRLEDLIGQGHCDLGAVEITILDEADHMADLGFLPGVKRLMDRTPEVGQRLLFSATLDNGVDVLVKRYLSNPVTHSVDPAVAPVSTMTHHVLQVQTADKAEVVRQLASGLGRSVLFTRTKHQAKKLAKQLTASGIPAVDLHGNLSQNARERNLEAFTTGASRVLCATDIAARGIHVDDVALVVHVDPPAEHKAYLHRSGRTARAGAEGAVVTVSTPDQAGEVRTLARQAGIAPKVSVVRPGAAEITELTGPAAPHVEPAPAPEPQPQGQGGGRRRRPAGGSGRSGGQPGTASGGGTTSSSRGSGRASGPARTRAELAARAGTHTAASFSGRSRRGGR; the protein is encoded by the coding sequence ATGACCCCGCACGACCGGTCCACTCCTGCCCCCGAGGGCACCCGCCGCCGCCGTGGCGGCCGCGGCCGGGGCAGCCGCCCCGACACCGCCCAGCAGGCCGCGCAGCAGCGGCCGGCGCCGACCGCCGCGGCGGTTCCGGCCGCGGTCGTCCCGGCCGGCGCGCCCGCCACCGTGCTGCCCACCGACGCCACCTTCGCCGACCTCGGCGTCCCCGCCCCGCTGGTCGAGGTGCTGACCGCCAGCGGCATCACCGCACCGTTCCCGATCCAGGTCGCGACGCTGCCCGACAGCCTCGCCGGCCGTGACGTGCTCGGGCGCGGACGCACCGGCTCGGGCAAGACGCTGGCCTTCAGCCTGCCGCTGGTCGCTCGCCTCGCCGCCTCGGTCAGCCGGCGGCAGCCGAAGCGGCCCCGCTCGCTGATCCTCGTCCCCACCCGCGAGCTGGCCAACCAGGTCGCCGCCGTCGTCGACCCGATGGCCCGCGCCCTGGGCATGAAGACGACGACGATCTTCGGTGGTGTCGGCCAGAACCCGCAGGTGCAGGCGCTGGCCGGTGGCATAGACGTCCTGATCGCCTGCCCCGGCCGGCTCGAGGACCTCATCGGCCAGGGCCACTGCGACCTCGGCGCCGTCGAGATCACCATCCTCGACGAGGCCGATCACATGGCCGATCTGGGCTTCCTGCCCGGCGTCAAGCGCCTCATGGACCGCACCCCGGAGGTCGGCCAGCGGCTGCTCTTCTCGGCCACGCTGGACAACGGCGTCGACGTGCTGGTCAAGCGCTACCTGAGCAACCCGGTCACGCACTCGGTCGACCCGGCCGTGGCCCCGGTCAGCACCATGACCCACCACGTCCTGCAGGTGCAGACCGCAGACAAGGCCGAGGTCGTCCGCCAGCTGGCGTCCGGGCTGGGCCGCAGCGTGCTGTTCACCCGCACCAAGCACCAGGCCAAGAAGCTGGCCAAGCAGCTGACCGCGTCGGGCATCCCGGCCGTCGACCTGCACGGCAACCTCAGCCAGAACGCCCGTGAGCGCAACCTCGAGGCGTTCACCACGGGTGCCAGCCGGGTGCTGTGCGCCACCGACATCGCGGCGCGTGGCATCCACGTCGACGACGTCGCACTCGTCGTGCACGTCGACCCGCCGGCAGAGCACAAGGCCTACCTGCACCGCTCGGGCCGCACCGCCCGCGCCGGTGCCGAGGGCGCCGTCGTCACCGTGTCGACGCCCGACCAGGCCGGCGAGGTCCGCACCCTGGCCCGCCAGGCCGGCATCGCCCCGAAGGTCAGCGTCGTCCGCCCGGGCGCGGCGGAGATCACCGAGCTGACCGGGCCGGCCGCCCCGCACGTCGAGCCGGCGCCCGCGCCGGAGCCCCAGCCGCAGGGCCAGGGCGGCGGCCGGCGCCGCCGTCCGGCGGGCGGGTCCGGTCGCTCCGGCGGCCAGCCGGGCACCGCGTCCGGCGGCGGGACGACGTCCTCTTCCCGCGGCTCGGGCCGCGCATCGGGTCCGGCGCGCACCCGGGCCGAGCTCGCGGCGCGCGCCGGAACGCACACGGCGGCGTCGTTCAGCGGCCGGTCCCGCCGCGGGGGCCGCTGA
- a CDS encoding MFS transporter — MTSIAAPRTHRVHPAWWVAGVTLLALVGAAAFRAVPGVLIEPLRAEFGWSVTTISAAVAVNMALYGLTAPFAAALMERFGIRRVVVGALLLTATGSGLTVFMTASWQLVLLWGFLVGLGTGSMALSLVATVTGRWFVARRGLVSGILTAGGATGQLVFLPLVAWADTTWGWRSASLGTTAAALAVVPLVLWLLRDRPRDVGAVPYGGTAADDVDPVRTGAARTAVRGLVSAVRSTPFWLLAGGFFICGLSTNGLVQPHFIPAAHDHGMPITTAAGLLAVVGVFDIAGTVLSGWLTDRVDPRVLLLAYYGLRGLSLFLLPTLFGPDLHVSMVAFIVFYGLDWVATVPPTLALCREFFGPRAPVVFGWVFASHQVGSAFAAFGGGVIRDVTGSYDPAWLVAGALCIAAAAMSFLIPRRPAAAGTALPTDPEEAAAAQAHG, encoded by the coding sequence GTGACGAGCATCGCCGCGCCGCGCACGCACCGGGTCCACCCCGCCTGGTGGGTCGCCGGGGTGACCCTCCTGGCCCTGGTCGGCGCCGCGGCGTTCCGGGCGGTGCCCGGGGTCCTCATCGAGCCGCTGCGCGCGGAGTTCGGCTGGTCGGTCACGACCATCTCCGCCGCGGTCGCGGTCAACATGGCGCTCTACGGGCTGACCGCGCCGTTCGCCGCCGCGCTGATGGAGCGCTTCGGCATCCGCCGGGTCGTGGTCGGGGCGCTGCTGCTGACGGCCACCGGCAGCGGCCTCACCGTCTTCATGACCGCGAGCTGGCAGCTGGTGCTGCTGTGGGGCTTCCTCGTGGGCCTCGGCACCGGGTCGATGGCGTTGTCGCTGGTCGCGACGGTGACCGGCCGCTGGTTCGTGGCCCGCCGCGGTCTGGTGTCCGGGATCCTCACCGCCGGCGGGGCGACCGGGCAGCTGGTGTTCCTCCCGCTGGTGGCCTGGGCCGACACGACCTGGGGCTGGCGGTCGGCGTCACTGGGCACGACTGCGGCCGCGCTGGCCGTCGTCCCCCTGGTGCTGTGGCTGCTGCGCGACCGGCCGCGCGACGTCGGTGCCGTGCCCTACGGCGGAACGGCGGCCGACGACGTCGACCCGGTCCGCACCGGCGCGGCGCGGACGGCGGTGCGCGGGCTGGTGTCGGCCGTACGCTCGACGCCGTTCTGGCTGCTGGCCGGGGGCTTCTTCATCTGCGGGCTGTCGACCAACGGGCTGGTCCAGCCGCACTTCATCCCGGCCGCGCACGACCACGGCATGCCGATCACCACCGCGGCCGGGCTGCTCGCCGTCGTCGGGGTCTTCGACATCGCCGGCACGGTGCTCTCCGGCTGGCTGACCGACCGCGTCGACCCGCGGGTGCTGCTGCTGGCCTACTACGGGCTGCGCGGCCTGTCGCTGTTCCTGCTGCCGACCCTCTTCGGGCCCGACCTGCACGTCAGCATGGTGGCGTTCATCGTGTTCTACGGCCTGGACTGGGTGGCCACCGTGCCGCCGACGCTGGCGCTGTGCCGCGAGTTCTTCGGTCCGCGGGCGCCGGTGGTGTTCGGCTGGGTCTTCGCCTCGCACCAGGTGGGCTCGGCGTTCGCGGCCTTCGGCGGCGGCGTGATCCGCGACGTGACCGGCTCCTACGACCCCGCGTGGCTGGTGGCCGGGGCGCTCTGCATCGCCGCGGCGGCCATGTCGTTCCTGATCCCCCGTCGGCCGGCCGCGGCGGGGACGGCGCTGCCCACGGACCCCGAGGAGGCCGCGGCCGCCCAGGCCCACGGATGA
- a CDS encoding GlxA family transcriptional regulator, translated as MTAGLGPAVLTGPVHDVAVLALPGSIAFELGLPHRLLESAVDADGHRLYRVRVATLDGGPVRTSAGYSITPEHDASLLASAGTVVVPGVHGGPAMTDGTIPDGLADALRTAAGHARLVSICTGAFVLAAAGLLERRPATTHWMHAETLQRLFPAVRVDPGVLFVDDGDVLTSAGNAAGIDLLLHLVRRDHGCEVANRVARRNVVAPWREGGQAQFVERPLPEVGDIGTAATRAWAVERLGEPLTLADLAAHARMSVRTFTRRFRDETGLSPLRWLAGQRLALARQLLESTDAPINRVADEAGFGTPASLRQHLRATIGVAPGTYRRSYRGRGVTGPSPV; from the coding sequence ATGACAGCAGGTCTCGGTCCGGCCGTGCTCACGGGCCCGGTCCACGACGTCGCCGTCCTGGCGCTGCCCGGCTCCATCGCCTTCGAGCTCGGCCTCCCGCACCGGCTGCTGGAGTCCGCGGTCGACGCCGACGGGCACCGGCTCTACCGCGTGCGGGTCGCCACGCTCGACGGCGGGCCGGTCCGCACCTCCGCCGGGTACTCGATCACGCCCGAGCACGACGCCTCCCTGCTGGCCTCCGCCGGGACGGTCGTCGTCCCGGGGGTGCACGGGGGGCCGGCGATGACCGACGGCACGATCCCCGACGGGCTCGCCGACGCGCTGCGCACCGCCGCCGGGCACGCGCGGCTGGTGTCCATCTGCACCGGCGCCTTCGTGCTCGCCGCGGCCGGCCTGCTCGAGAGGCGCCCGGCCACCACGCACTGGATGCACGCCGAGACGCTGCAGCGGCTGTTCCCGGCCGTCCGGGTCGACCCCGGGGTGCTCTTCGTCGACGACGGCGACGTGCTGACCTCCGCCGGCAACGCCGCCGGCATCGACCTGCTGTTGCACCTCGTCCGCCGCGACCACGGCTGCGAGGTGGCCAACCGGGTGGCGCGGCGCAACGTCGTCGCCCCGTGGCGGGAGGGCGGCCAGGCGCAGTTCGTCGAGCGGCCGCTGCCCGAGGTGGGGGACATCGGTACGGCGGCGACCCGCGCCTGGGCCGTCGAGCGGCTGGGCGAGCCGCTGACGCTGGCCGACCTCGCCGCGCACGCGCGGATGAGCGTGCGGACCTTCACCCGCCGCTTCCGCGACGAGACCGGTCTGTCGCCGTTGCGCTGGTTGGCCGGGCAGCGGCTGGCGCTCGCCCGCCAGCTGCTGGAGTCCACCGACGCGCCGATCAACCGGGTCGCCGACGAAGCGGGCTTCGGCACGCCGGCGTCCCTGCGCCAGCACCTGCGGGCCACCATCGGGGTGGCGCCGGGCACCTACCGGCGCAGCTACCGCGGCCGCGGTGTGACCGGCCCCTCCCCCGTCTGA